A stretch of the Poseidonibacter antarcticus genome encodes the following:
- a CDS encoding SEL1-like repeat protein has translation MKIIILSLLLLFTLQASNLTKGNDEYLKQNYKEAKRLYKIACDNNKYVACYKLALLYQEGKGVNQNYAKAVNLYKKACDANVYNSCYNLALLYSKGHGVKKDNKKATQLYSKACDAKVYRSCHNAAYLFEKGDGVNKDYLKALNLYTKACDNGIAESCMNLGVMYKNGRGTKQDYVKARILYEKSCKAGVSLSCHNLALLYSKGLGVSKSYNNANRLYKIACDGGIANSCMNLGLSYYQGRSVSKNKTMAKNLYKKACDYGYEKACNRYKTLKNEGF, from the coding sequence ATGAAAATAATAATACTAAGTTTACTTTTACTTTTTACTTTACAAGCAAGTAATTTAACTAAAGGAAATGATGAATATCTTAAGCAAAATTATAAAGAAGCTAAAAGATTATATAAAATAGCATGTGATAACAATAAATATGTAGCTTGTTATAAATTAGCTCTTTTATATCAAGAAGGGAAAGGTGTTAATCAAAATTATGCAAAAGCAGTAAATTTATATAAAAAGGCATGTGATGCTAATGTTTACAATAGTTGTTATAATCTTGCTTTACTTTATTCAAAAGGTCATGGTGTAAAAAAAGATAATAAAAAAGCTACCCAACTATATTCCAAAGCATGTGATGCTAAGGTTTACAGAAGTTGTCATAATGCTGCATATTTATTTGAAAAAGGTGATGGTGTAAATAAAGATTATCTTAAAGCACTTAATCTATATACAAAAGCATGTGATAATGGTATAGCTGAATCTTGTATGAATTTGGGTGTAATGTATAAAAATGGGCGAGGTACTAAACAAGATTATGTAAAAGCTAGAATTCTTTATGAAAAATCTTGTAAGGCAGGCGTTTCATTAAGTTGTCATAATTTAGCTTTACTATATTCAAAAGGTTTAGGGGTTTCAAAAAGTTATAACAATGCTAATAGGTTATACAAAATTGCTTGTGATGGTGGTATTGCTAATAGTTGCATGAATCTTGGTTTATCTTATTATCAAGGAAGAAGTGTTTCTAAAAATAAAACTATGGCTAAGAATTTATATAAAAAGGCTTGCGATTATGGATATGAAAAAGCTTGTAATCGTTATAAAACTTTAAAAAATGAAGGTTTTTAA